A window of the Branchiostoma lanceolatum isolate klBraLanc5 chromosome 13, klBraLanc5.hap2, whole genome shotgun sequence genome harbors these coding sequences:
- the LOC136447730 gene encoding fibulin-1-like — translation MDTTLTHASSLFGMAAELGTNIAIDINECSRNNGDCSHNCVNTNGSYHCTCRAGYQPSGSTGCVDENECSSNNGGCDHICHNTAGSYYCSCRPGYQLSDSSQCIDIDECASDPCLNAGTCQDLINGYRCDCGPGWTDVNCEIDVDECLTNEGRGPCDQTCTNLVGSYRCSCTLGYQLNGDGISCIDINECDEAQHDCEQTCLNIVGGFTCGCDSSFLLNADGKTCSDVNECDQDLHDCEQECQNTYGGFLCGCGDGFTLNDDGKSCPDVNECDAYDGQGPCDYHNGICHNTLGSYGCRCKVGFELKEDQHECSDVDECLDNAGRGPCDDICVDMIGSYRCSCSDGHDLSADGFSCVDTDVCRYNPCENGAACHDGNGTYTCQCLSGFKGDNCEFAPCSEDYGPPQHGSATCADVSTGGIFCTVACNARHDFACRPADSYSCDSEGQWHLLGRSTCDADDLPEDAPWPDCSRIRLAWMSQMTNQVDYYYDGDCQNNVADIIQMFDRLFDTLGSSATGSGTCNIQNINVACGESVRSSSGKTNARSGPGFVVEFDVVAVSSSPPDQVTAGDQTDLMYLLADVSFEIQDKISSGEFSMTIDGKVAE, via the exons ATGGACACGACGCTCACTCATGCTAGTTCGTTGTTTGGCATGGCGGCTGAGCTGGGGACAAACATAGCCATAG ACATAAATGAATGCTCCAGAAACAACGGAGACTGTAGCCACAACTGTGTGAACACCAACGGGAGTTACCACTGTACCTGTCGGGCAGGATACCAGCCGTCTGGATCAACAGGCTGTGTCG ACGAGAACGAATGCTCCAGCAACAACGGCGGCTGTGACCACATCTGCCACAACACAGCAGGCAGCTATTACTGTTCCTGTCGTCCTGGGTACCAGCTGTCAGACTCATCGCAATGTATCG ACATTGATGAATGTGCCAGCGATCCTTGCCTCAACGCCGGGACATGCCAAGACCTCATCAACGGATATAGGTGTGACTGTGGGCCTGGCTGGACAGATGTCAACTGTGAAATAG ATGTAGATGAGTGCCTGACTAACGAAGGGAGAGGTCCGTGTGATCAGACTTGCACCAACCTTGTTGGAAGCTACCGCTGCTCCTGCACACTGGGGTACCAACTGAATGGAGACGGTATCTCCTGCATCG ATATAAACGAGTGTGACGAAGCCCAACATGACTGCGAGCAGACGTGTCTCAACATTGTTGGCGGCTTCACATGTGGATGTGACAGCAGCTTTCTTCTCAACGCTGACGGGAAGACTTGCTCAG ATGTAAACGAATGCGATCAAGATCTCCATGACTGTGAACAAGAATGCCAGAACACCTACGGCGGGTTCTTGTGTGGATGTGGCGACGGATTCACTCTCAATGACGATGGGAAATCTTGTCCTG ATGTGAATGAGTGTGACGCCTATGATGGACAGGGCCCGTGTGACTATCACAACGGCATCTGCCATAATACCCTTGGAAGTTATGGCTGCCGATGCAAGGTTGGATTTGAACTAAAGGAGGACCAGCACGAATGCAGCG ATGTTGATGAGTGCCTGGACAATGCAGGAAGAGGCCCGTGTGATGACATCTGTGTAGACATGATTGGGAGCTACCGCTGCTCTTGCAGTGATGGACACGACCTGAGTGCTGATGGATTCTCGTGTGTTG ATACTGATGTCTGCAGATACAACCCCTGTGAGAATGGAGCAGCCTGCCATGATGGAAACGGAACCTACACTTGTCAATGCCTAAGCGGATTCAAGGGCGACAACTGTGAATTCG CTCCATGCAGTGAGGACTATGGTCCACCTCAGCACGGGTCTGCCACGTGCGCTGATGTTTCAACCGGCGGAATATTCTGCACTGTCGCCTGTAACGCCCGGCACGACTTCGCCTGCCGACCTGCGGACAGTTACAGCTGTGACTCGGAGGGCCAATGGCATCTGCTTGGTCGATCAACTTGTGACGCCGATGACCTGCCTGAAGATGCGCCATGGCCAGATTGTTCAC GGATACGGTTGGCATGGATGTCTCAGATGACGAATCAAGTGGATTACTACTACGACGGAGACTGCCAAAACAACGTTGCTGACATCATCCAGATGTTTGACCGTCTTTTTGACACTCTTGGGTCATCAGCCACCGGATCAGGAACGTGCAACATCCAAAACATCAACGTCGCCTGCGGGGAGTCCGTTCGCTCTTCATCAGGAAAAACAAACGCCAGATCTGGCCCTGGTTTCGTTGTCGAGTTCGATGTCGTCGCCGTCAGTAGCTCGCCACCAGACCAGGTCACTGCTGGTGACCAGACCGACTTGATGTACCTTCTAGCAGACGTTTCCTTCGAGATCCAAGACAAGATTTCTTCCGGAGAGTTCAG CATGACCATTGACGGTAAGGTGGCAGAATGA
- the LOC136447520 gene encoding uncharacterized protein — MKSGEADSSEGTIKLFQDANSEDQKKGRDWRLWIKGLSGVAACVLCGLFHGPVPALSRYVQDRGYTPLQIIVLVEVLIFLGALCIALYQRTDMLPKNWKDGAHLLFQGLTRFTSMLCLFTAHQFIPPANSEVVWNACKPVFVATLSCIIFQETPTRVTVFGSTWCVAGVVLLGYGSFVNTGSSTDTADVTFGMVLTVTGALIHAMMNVGAKVLLKSTSRAKVVTYTYVISAVSAGVGAGVTRSTWYINPETATILALILGCYIMVVLFFYIGLKLVEVNQLTALYQFSAFSAYGVQQAMLGFAPTILEYLGLTCVLIGTFSIMILEVLARWKEEKHGALVEQLHFNVTPSNDS, encoded by the exons atgAAGAGTGGTGAAGCTGACAGCAGCGAAGGAACGATCAAGCTGTTCCAAGATGCGAATTCCGAGGATCAGAAAAAGGGCAGAGATTGGCGACTCTGGATCAAG GGCCTGTCGGGTGTGGCAGCCTGCGTGCTTTGCGGTCTCTTCCATGGTCCAGTGCCTGCATTGTCTCGATACGTACAAGACCGAGGGTATACACCACTCCAGATAATTGTCTTGGTTGAAGTCCTGATTTTCCTTGGAGCTCTGTGCATCGCTTTGTATCAACGGACAGACATGTTGCCGAAAAACTGGAAAGATGGAGCTCACCTTCTTTTCCAAGGACTGACCCGATTTACCAGTATGCTTTGTCTCTTCACGGCACATCAATTCATTCCTCCGGCGAACTCAGAAGTAGTCTGGAACGCCTGTAAGCCGGTCTTCGTGGCGACGTTGTCCTGTATCATCTTTCAAGAG ACCCCAACTCGTGTAACCGTTTTCGGCAGCACGTGGTGTGTAGCAGGTGTCGTACTTCTCGGTTACGGCAGCTTCGTCAACACAGGGTCATCAACGGACACAGCAGACGTTACTTTCGGAATGGTTCTTACCGTAACCGGAGCACTCATTCACGCAATGATGAATGTCGGCGCTAAAGTCCTTTTAAAATCAACCTCAAGGGCAAAGGTTGTGACGTATACGTACGTCATCAGTGCAGTGTCTGCTGGGGTAGGTGCGGGGGTCACACGATCCACATGGTACATTAATCCAGAGACGGCCACAATCTTGGCGCTAATCTTAGGTTGTTACATCATGGTCGTGCTCTTCTTCTACATCGGCTTAAAGTTAGTAGAAGTTAATCAATTAACTGCACTGTACCAATTCAGTGCGTTTTCGGCCTATGGTGTGCAGCAGGCAATGCTGGGGTTCGCTCCGACGATTTTAGAATACTTGGGTCTAACATGTGTACTAATAGGAACGTTTTCTATTATGATTTTGGAGGTACTTGCACGTTGGAAGGAAGAAAAACACGGGGCATTAGTGGAACAACTACATTTTAATGTTACGCCATCAAATGATAGCTAG
- the LOC136447731 gene encoding fibropellin-3-like — MNTAACQQDVCQNGGICTSCFGDTHKICSCQPGFTGKLCETNIDECSSSPCVNGGTCSDGDNSYNCTCPQGFNGKNCENDLDLCNQNPCPFDWNCIDNGGHLTCGLKAGVRLTDQELFPCSPSLCPGKMTCRDDGPGLYSCMP; from the exons ATGA ACACGGCAGCCTGCCAGCAAGACGTCTGCCAGAACGGTGGCATTTGTACCTCCTGTTTTGGTGACACTCACAAGATCTGCAGCTGTCAGCCAGGATTCACTGGGAAACTGTGCGAGACAA ACATTGACGAATGTTCATCCTCACCTTGTGTGAATGGTGGAACGTGCTCGGACGGCGACAACTCGTACAACTGCACATGCCCACAGGGTTTTAACggtaaaaactgtgaaaatg ACCTGGACCTGTGTAACCAAAACCCATGTCCTTTCGACTGGAACTGTATTGACAATGGTGGCCACCTCACGTGTGGCTTGAAAG CTGGTGTCCGCTTGACTGACCAGGAATTGTTTCCCTGCTCTCCGTCGTTATGCCCGGGGAAAATGACGTGCAGGGACGATGGACCTGGACTCTACTCCTGCATGCCTTAG